The Clostridium sporogenes genome contains a region encoding:
- a CDS encoding V-type ATP synthase subunit B — translation MLKEYRTVKEVVGPLMLVDQVEGVSFDELVEIELHNGEKRRGKVLEINKDKAMVQLFEGSAGINIKGAKVKFLGKPLELGVSEDMLGRVFDGLGNPKDGGPKIIPDKKLDINGIPINPVARNYPDEFIQTGVSAIDGLNTLVRGQKLPVFSGSGLPHAELAAQIARQAKVLNSDSKFAVVFAAIGTTFEEAQYFIDDFTKTGAIDRAVLFINLANDPAIERIATPRMALTAAEYLAFEKGMHVLVIMTDITNYCEALREVSAARKEVPGRRGYPGYLYTDLSTLYERAGRILGKEGSITQIPILTMPEDDKTHPIPDLTGYITEGQIILSRELYKKGIMPPIDVLPSLSRLKDKGIGKGKTREDHADTMNQLFAAYAQGKQAKELSVILGESALSDTDKLYAKFADAFEGEYVSQGFTTNRTIEETLNLGWKLLTILPKSELKRIRDEYLEKYLNKAEESK, via the coding sequence ATGCTTAAGGAATATAGAACAGTTAAAGAAGTAGTTGGACCACTTATGCTGGTTGATCAAGTAGAAGGCGTTAGTTTTGATGAACTTGTTGAAATAGAACTTCATAATGGAGAAAAGAGACGTGGGAAAGTTCTAGAAATAAATAAAGATAAAGCTATGGTTCAATTGTTTGAAGGTTCAGCTGGAATAAATATTAAAGGAGCTAAAGTTAAATTCTTAGGCAAACCTCTAGAATTAGGCGTTTCTGAAGATATGTTAGGAAGAGTATTTGATGGACTTGGTAATCCTAAGGATGGTGGCCCTAAAATAATTCCTGATAAAAAATTAGATATAAATGGTATACCTATAAATCCAGTAGCAAGAAACTATCCAGATGAATTTATTCAAACAGGAGTTTCAGCTATAGATGGACTTAACACTTTGGTTAGAGGACAAAAGCTTCCTGTTTTCTCAGGATCTGGTCTTCCTCATGCAGAGCTTGCGGCTCAAATTGCAAGACAGGCAAAGGTTTTAAATTCAGATTCAAAATTTGCCGTTGTATTTGCAGCTATAGGAACAACTTTTGAAGAAGCTCAATATTTTATTGATGACTTTACCAAAACAGGAGCTATAGATAGAGCGGTTTTATTTATAAACTTAGCTAATGATCCAGCTATAGAAAGAATTGCCACACCTAGAATGGCTCTTACTGCAGCTGAATATTTAGCCTTTGAAAAGGGAATGCATGTACTTGTTATAATGACGGATATCACAAACTACTGTGAAGCTCTTCGTGAAGTATCTGCTGCCAGAAAAGAAGTCCCTGGTAGACGTGGATATCCAGGATACTTATATACAGACCTTTCTACTTTATATGAAAGAGCTGGAAGAATCTTAGGAAAAGAAGGTTCTATAACACAAATTCCTATACTTACAATGCCTGAGGATGATAAAACACATCCAATTCCAGACTTAACAGGATATATAACAGAAGGACAAATAATATTAAGTAGAGAATTATATAAAAAAGGCATAATGCCTCCAATAGATGTATTACCTTCATTATCAAGACTTAAAGATAAGGGTATAGGTAAAGGGAAAACTAGAGAGGATCATGCAGATACAATGAACCAATTATTTGCAGCTTATGCACAGGGTAAGCAAGCTAAAGAATTATCCGTAATACTTGGAGAATCTGCGTTATCTGACACAGATAAATTATATGCTAAATTTGCAGATGCTTTCGAGGGAGAATATGTATCTCAAGGATTCACCACTAATAGAACTATAGAAGAGACACTAAATCTTGGATGGAAATTGTTAACTATATTACCTAAGTCAGAGCTTAAGAGAATAAGAGACGAATATCTAGAAAAATATTTAAATAAAGCTGAAGAAAGCAAATAA
- a CDS encoding V-type ATP synthase subunit A, which translates to MKTGRILKISGPLVVAEGMEEANIYDVVKVGEKRLIGEIIEMREDRASIQVYEETAGLAPGDPVITTGEPLSVELGPGLIEAMFDGIQRPLNVIKDKAGDFITRGVEVHSLDRDKKWHFTPVKKAGDTVEAGDVIGTVQETSIVEHKIMVPYGIKGTIETIEEGDFTIIDTVAKVKDGDKLSDLMMMQKWPVRKGRPYGRKLNPAQPMITGQRVIDTFFPVTKGGTACVPGPFGSGKTVVQHQLAKWADAQIVVYIGCGERGNEMTDVLNEFPELKDPKTGEPLMKRTVLIANTSNMPVAAREASIYTGITIGEYFRDMGYSIALMADSTSRWAEALREMSGRLEEMPGDEGYPAYLGSRAAEFYERAGNVLSLGSEEREGALTVIGAVSPPGGDLSEPVTQATLRIVKVFWGLDAQLAYRRHFPAINWLNSYSLYIEKISPWMDENVASDWTQLRIKAMSLLQEEASLEEIVRLVGIDALSEKDRLKLEVAKSLREDYLQQNAFHEVDTYASLEKQYKMLKLVLFFYDEAERALNAGVYLKELLDLEVRDKIARSKYISEENIKNIDAIFNELSEVIDELISKGGIMNA; encoded by the coding sequence TTAAAGATATCTGGACCTTTAGTTGTTGCTGAAGGGATGGAAGAGGCAAATATATATGACGTTGTAAAAGTTGGTGAAAAACGTCTTATTGGTGAAATAATAGAGATGAGAGAAGATAGAGCTTCAATTCAGGTTTACGAAGAAACTGCAGGTTTAGCACCAGGAGATCCAGTAATAACTACTGGAGAACCTTTAAGTGTTGAATTAGGACCTGGATTAATAGAAGCCATGTTTGATGGAATACAAAGACCATTAAATGTGATAAAGGATAAAGCTGGAGATTTCATAACAAGAGGAGTAGAAGTTCATTCATTAGATAGAGATAAAAAATGGCATTTTACTCCAGTTAAAAAAGCAGGAGATACTGTAGAAGCAGGAGATGTAATAGGTACTGTCCAAGAAACTTCTATAGTAGAACATAAAATAATGGTTCCTTATGGTATAAAAGGAACTATAGAAACTATAGAAGAAGGGGATTTTACTATAATTGATACTGTGGCAAAAGTTAAGGATGGAGATAAACTTTCTGACTTAATGATGATGCAGAAGTGGCCTGTTAGAAAGGGTAGACCATATGGTAGAAAACTTAATCCAGCACAACCTATGATAACAGGTCAAAGGGTTATAGACACATTTTTCCCAGTTACAAAGGGCGGTACAGCTTGTGTTCCAGGACCATTTGGAAGTGGAAAGACTGTTGTACAACATCAATTAGCGAAATGGGCAGATGCACAAATAGTTGTTTATATTGGTTGTGGAGAACGTGGTAATGAGATGACAGATGTTCTTAATGAATTCCCAGAACTAAAAGATCCTAAAACTGGGGAACCATTAATGAAAAGAACTGTACTTATAGCAAATACTTCTAATATGCCCGTTGCAGCCAGAGAAGCTTCTATATACACTGGAATAACTATAGGAGAATATTTTAGAGATATGGGATATTCTATTGCACTAATGGCAGATTCTACATCTCGTTGGGCTGAGGCTCTTCGTGAGATGTCAGGAAGACTTGAAGAAATGCCTGGTGATGAAGGATATCCAGCATACTTAGGTTCAAGAGCAGCAGAGTTCTATGAGAGAGCAGGTAATGTGTTATCTTTAGGATCTGAGGAAAGAGAAGGTGCTCTAACAGTTATAGGTGCTGTATCCCCTCCAGGAGGAGACTTATCAGAACCAGTTACACAGGCTACTTTAAGAATAGTTAAAGTATTCTGGGGATTAGATGCACAGCTTGCATATAGAAGACATTTCCCAGCTATAAATTGGTTAAACTCCTATTCATTGTATATAGAAAAAATAAGCCCTTGGATGGATGAAAATGTAGCATCTGATTGGACACAACTTAGAATTAAGGCTATGTCACTTCTACAAGAAGAAGCTAGCTTAGAGGAAATAGTTAGACTTGTAGGTATAGATGCTTTATCTGAAAAGGATAGATTAAAACTTGAAGTTGCAAAATCTTTAAGAGAAGATTATCTGCAACAAAATGCCTTCCATGAAGTAGATACTTATGCTTCATTAGAAAAGCAATATAAGATGTTAAAATTAGTTTTATTCTTCTATGATGAAGCTGAAAGAGCATTAAATGCAGGAGTATATTTAAAAGAACTTTTAGATTTAGAAGTTAGAGATAAAATAGCAAGATCAAAATATATTTCAGAAGAGAATATAAAAAATATAGATGCAATATTTAATGAATTATCAGAGGTAATAGATGAACTAATCAGCAAAGGAGGTATAATGAATGCTTAA
- a CDS encoding V-type ATP synthase subunit D: MKLNVNPTRMELTKLKKRLTTATRGHKLLKDKQDELMRRFIDMIKKNNELRKDVEKELEGSFKDFLMASAVMSPEFLEEAVAYPKESISVDVKKQNIMSVNVPVFDFKRKLEGDKGSIFPYGFANTSSELDGAIEKLYGILPKLLELAKVEKACQLMADEIEKTRRRVNALEYMTIPQLEETIRFIQMKLDENERSTVTRLMKIKSMMEEKQSNMV, encoded by the coding sequence ATGAAATTAAATGTAAATCCTACTAGAATGGAGCTCACTAAACTTAAAAAGAGGTTAACAACAGCCACCAGAGGACATAAACTCTTAAAAGATAAGCAAGATGAGCTTATGAGAAGATTCATAGATATGATAAAAAAGAATAATGAACTTAGAAAAGATGTAGAAAAAGAGTTAGAAGGATCTTTTAAAGATTTTTTAATGGCTAGTGCGGTTATGTCTCCAGAGTTTTTGGAGGAAGCCGTAGCTTATCCAAAGGAAAGTATTTCTGTAGATGTTAAAAAGCAAAACATAATGAGTGTTAATGTGCCTGTGTTTGACTTCAAGAGAAAGTTAGAAGGAGATAAAGGAAGTATATTTCCTTATGGTTTTGCTAATACTTCTTCTGAATTAGATGGTGCTATAGAAAAGTTATATGGTATATTGCCTAAGCTTTTAGAATTAGCTAAAGTAGAGAAAGCATGCCAACTAATGGCGGATGAAATTGAAAAAACTAGGAGAAGAGTTAATGCTCTAGAATATATGACTATACCTCAACTAGAGGAAACTATAAGATTTATACAAATGAAGTTAGATGAAAATGAAAGAAGTACAGTAACAAGACTCATGAAAATTAAGAGTATGATGGAAGAAAAGCAAAGTAATATGGTATAA